A stretch of Roseovarius sp. M141 DNA encodes these proteins:
- a CDS encoding GNAT family N-acetyltransferase, with protein MHTRAIRRRLPDFEVTLASSAADIRAAQRLRYRVFVQELGGGGAMVDHEAGIEADRFDGWFDHLLLRDRALPGNPQDQVVGAYRLLRADQAARAGQFYSEDEYDLSALRTSGRNLLELGRSCVDARYRGGQALLHLWRGLARYVADHDAEVLFGAASFHGTDASALAAPLSLLHHRHLAPPELRARSLRYQPMDLIAPEMLDRRAAMLQVPPLIKAYLRLGGYVGDGAFVDHEFNTTDVCLIMDTPRLGALHRALYAPAGGE; from the coding sequence ATGCATACACGCGCGATCCGCCGCCGCCTTCCTGATTTTGAGGTCACGTTAGCCAGCAGCGCGGCTGATATTCGCGCGGCGCAGCGCCTGCGATACCGCGTCTTTGTTCAGGAACTGGGCGGCGGCGGCGCGATGGTCGACCATGAGGCCGGCATTGAGGCCGACCGTTTTGACGGCTGGTTCGACCACCTGCTGTTGCGCGACCGCGCATTGCCGGGCAATCCTCAGGATCAGGTGGTCGGTGCCTACCGCCTGCTGCGCGCTGATCAGGCCGCGCGTGCGGGGCAGTTCTACTCCGAGGACGAATACGACCTGAGCGCGCTGCGTACCTCCGGGCGCAATCTGCTGGAACTGGGCCGGTCCTGCGTCGATGCGCGCTATCGGGGGGGGCAGGCGCTGCTGCATCTGTGGCGGGGGCTGGCGCGGTATGTGGCTGATCATGACGCCGAAGTGTTGTTTGGCGCTGCCAGCTTTCATGGCACGGATGCATCGGCGCTGGCGGCGCCGCTGTCGCTGTTGCACCACCGCCATCTGGCCCCACCCGAACTGAGAGCACGCTCACTGCGCTATCAGCCGATGGACCTGATCGCCCCCGAGATGCTGGACCGCCGCGCTGCGATGTTGCAGGTGCCACCGCTGATCAAGGCCTATCTGCGTCTCGGCGGCTATGTCGGTGACGGTGCGTTCGTCGACCACGAATTCAACACCACCGATGTCTGCCTGATCATGGATACGCCGCGCCTTGGGGCGCTGCACCGCGCGCTCTACGCTCCGGCGGGGGGCGAATGA
- a CDS encoding glutamate-5-semialdehyde dehydrogenase, with translation MTEQQDIPALMARMGACARAAATELAVTESGRKDSALRGASDAVWARRAAIIESNAKDVAAARDKGLSDAMIDRLLLDEARIRAIADGLRAVADQPDPVGEVLADWSQPSGIHIQRVRTPLGVIGVIYESRPNVTADAGALCLKAGNAVILRGGSESYHSSRAIHACLKQGLREAGLPEEAIQLVQTRDRAAVHEMLKMTGTIDVVVPRGGKELVALVQREARVPVFAHLEGIVHIYVDAAADAEKAMRVVLNAKTRRTGICGAAECLLIHRDLVGGLASDLIRALIAAGVEVRADETLSAIDGTVPARQEDWGHEYLDSIIAARVVGDLGLAIGHISEYGSHHTDCIISEDPAAVHAFFAQVDSAILMHNASTQFADGGEFGMGAEIGIATGKLHARGPVGAAQLTSFKYLVTGDGAVRG, from the coding sequence ATGACTGAACAGCAAGACATCCCCGCCCTCATGGCACGCATGGGTGCCTGCGCCCGCGCCGCCGCGACCGAACTGGCCGTAACCGAATCGGGCCGCAAGGACAGCGCCCTGCGCGGCGCCTCCGATGCCGTTTGGGCCCGCCGCGCGGCGATCATCGAATCGAACGCCAAGGATGTGGCCGCCGCCCGCGACAAGGGGCTGAGCGATGCGATGATCGACCGCCTTCTGCTGGATGAGGCGCGCATTCGCGCCATCGCGGACGGGCTGCGCGCCGTTGCCGATCAGCCAGACCCGGTGGGCGAGGTGCTGGCGGATTGGAGCCAGCCCAGCGGCATCCATATCCAGCGCGTGCGCACGCCGCTGGGTGTGATCGGCGTGATCTATGAAAGCCGCCCGAATGTGACGGCGGATGCCGGGGCACTGTGCCTGAAGGCCGGCAATGCGGTCATCCTGCGCGGCGGATCGGAAAGCTATCACAGTTCCCGCGCGATCCATGCCTGCCTGAAACAGGGCCTGCGCGAGGCCGGTCTGCCCGAAGAGGCGATCCAGCTGGTCCAGACGCGCGACCGCGCCGCCGTTCACGAGATGCTGAAAATGACCGGCACCATCGACGTGGTCGTCCCGCGTGGTGGCAAGGAACTGGTTGCCCTCGTCCAGCGCGAGGCGCGCGTGCCGGTCTTTGCCCATCTGGAGGGGATCGTGCATATCTATGTCGACGCCGCTGCTGACGCGGAAAAGGCCATGCGCGTGGTGCTGAACGCCAAGACGCGCCGCACCGGCATCTGCGGCGCGGCCGAATGCCTGCTGATCCACCGCGATCTGGTGGGCGGTCTGGCCAGCGATCTGATCCGCGCACTGATCGCCGCGGGCGTCGAGGTGCGCGCCGATGAGACCCTGTCGGCCATCGACGGCACCGTCCCTGCGCGGCAGGAGGATTGGGGCCACGAATATCTGGACAGCATCATCGCCGCGCGCGTCGTGGGTGATCTGGGCCTCGCCATCGGGCATATTTCGGAATATGGCTCGCATCATACCGATTGCATCATTTCCGAAGATCCGGCGGCGGTGCATGCATTCTTTGCGCAGGTCGACAGCGCAATCCTGATGCACAACGCGTCGACCCAGTTTGCGGATGGCGGTGAATTCGGCATGGGTGCCGAGATCGGCATCGCCACAGGCAAGCTGCATGCGCGCGGGCCGGTGGGCGCAGCACAGCTGACCAGCTTCAAGTATCTGGTGACGGGCGACGGCGCGGTGCGCGGCTGA
- a CDS encoding 1-acyl-sn-glycerol-3-phosphate acyltransferase, producing MTAPPWPRPDPVLTRPAAAGRVRIAVRAALLLSVLAVLLPLLLLVRAVERPLAGLRRPVSGYIVQGFCRAGTAIAGLHLTVRGAPMAQPGAVVANHASWLDIFVLNARHRIVFVSKSEVSGWPVIGFLARLVGTLFIRRDAREAQVQAIALEARLLAGQQLVFFPEGTSTDGLRVLPFKSTLFQAFFAPTLAPMLHVQPVTVIYHAPGGADAAFYGWYGEMDFAPHAAQVFAARRGGRVELIYHTPLRVADFNNRKALATEAERTVRAAMPPDRQSLPD from the coding sequence ATGACGGCGCCTCCATGGCCGCGGCCCGACCCTGTTCTGACCCGGCCTGCGGCGGCGGGGCGTGTGCGGATCGCTGTACGGGCGGCGCTGCTGCTGAGCGTGCTGGCGGTCCTGTTGCCCCTGTTGCTGCTGGTCCGTGCGGTCGAGCGTCCGCTGGCGGGCCTGCGCAGGCCGGTGTCAGGGTACATCGTGCAGGGTTTTTGCCGTGCCGGCACGGCCATCGCGGGGCTGCACCTGACGGTGCGCGGCGCCCCCATGGCGCAGCCGGGCGCGGTGGTGGCAAACCACGCGTCCTGGCTGGATATCTTTGTGCTGAACGCGCGGCACCGCATCGTTTTTGTCTCCAAATCCGAGGTTTCGGGCTGGCCTGTGATCGGGTTTCTGGCGCGCTTGGTCGGGACGCTGTTCATCCGCCGGGATGCACGCGAGGCGCAGGTGCAGGCAATTGCGCTGGAGGCGCGTCTGCTGGCCGGTCAGCAGCTGGTTTTCTTTCCCGAAGGCACGTCGACGGACGGGCTGCGCGTGCTGCCGTTCAAGTCGACGCTGTTTCAGGCCTTCTTTGCACCCACTCTGGCGCCGATGCTGCATGTTCAGCCGGTCACGGTGATCTATCACGCGCCCGGCGGCGCGGATGCGGCCTTCTATGGATGGTATGGGGAAATGGATTTTGCCCCCCATGCCGCGCAGGTTTTTGCGGCGCGGCGCGGGGGGCGGGTTGAGCTGATCTATCACACGCCGCTGCGAGTGGCCGATTTCAACAACCGCAAGGCACTGGCCACCGAGGCGGAGCGCACCGTGCGCGCCGCCATGCCGCCGGACCGGCAAAGCCTGCCGGACTAA
- the rpmA gene encoding 50S ribosomal protein L27 encodes MAHKKAGGSSRNGRDSAGRRLGVKKYGGESVIPGNIIMRQRGTKMWPGEGVGLGKDHTIFAVIEGHVKFHTGLKGRKFISVLPVAEAAE; translated from the coding sequence ATGGCACATAAAAAAGCAGGCGGCTCATCCCGTAACGGCCGCGATAGCGCGGGTCGTCGCCTTGGCGTCAAGAAATACGGTGGCGAATCCGTCATTCCGGGCAACATCATCATGCGTCAGCGCGGCACCAAGATGTGGCCGGGCGAGGGCGTCGGTCTGGGAAAGGATCACACCATCTTTGCGGTGATCGAAGGTCATGTGAAATTCCACACCGGGCTGAAGGGGCGCAAGTTCATTTCCGTCCTGCCCGTGGCCGAAGCCGCCGAGTAA
- the proB gene encoding glutamate 5-kinase, with amino-acid sequence MAALTDAKRLVIKVGSALLVDRTTGALRADWLEGLADDVARLRARGTDVVLVSSGSIALGRGTLGLPAGTLTLEQSQAAAAVGQIRLAGAYDAALAARGLIAAQVLVTLEDSTDRRRYLNTRATLEQLIRLGAVPIVNENDTVATDEIRYGDNDRLAAQVAVTAGADQLILLSDIDGFYSGNPSQDSAAQRFDIIDAITPEIEAMAGDAGSGLSKGGMKTKLMAAKTAMAAGCDMAITNGFVLHPLAAIEAGAAATWFTAQGTPQQRRKAWIGGMKARGRLHVDAGAAQAMTRGSSLLPAGLTGVDGDFGRGDAVEIAGPDGARLGLGLTRYDAQEAALVQGLRSDAIAAVLGYPARAALIHRDDMAF; translated from the coding sequence GTGGCGGCCCTGACAGACGCCAAACGGTTGGTCATCAAGGTCGGCTCGGCCCTACTGGTCGACCGGACCACTGGCGCGTTGCGTGCCGACTGGCTGGAGGGGCTGGCCGATGACGTCGCGCGTCTGCGCGCGCGCGGCACGGACGTGGTGTTGGTGTCGTCCGGGTCCATCGCGCTGGGGCGCGGCACGCTGGGCCTTCCTGCCGGAACGCTGACGCTGGAGCAAAGCCAGGCCGCCGCCGCCGTGGGCCAGATCCGGCTGGCGGGTGCCTATGATGCCGCGTTGGCCGCGCGCGGGCTGATCGCCGCTCAGGTGCTGGTGACGCTGGAGGACAGCACCGACCGGCGCCGCTATCTGAACACCCGTGCGACGCTGGAGCAGCTGATCCGCCTTGGTGCGGTGCCCATCGTGAATGAAAACGATACCGTGGCAACGGACGAAATCCGCTATGGCGACAACGACCGGCTGGCTGCGCAGGTGGCGGTAACGGCAGGCGCCGACCAGTTGATCCTGCTCAGCGATATCGACGGGTTTTATTCTGGCAACCCGTCGCAGGACAGCGCGGCGCAGCGCTTTGATATCATAGACGCGATCACGCCCGAGATCGAGGCGATGGCCGGTGATGCCGGCTCCGGTCTCAGCAAGGGAGGCATGAAAACCAAGCTGATGGCGGCGAAGACGGCGATGGCGGCCGGCTGCGACATGGCCATCACCAATGGATTCGTGCTGCATCCACTGGCCGCGATCGAGGCCGGCGCAGCCGCGACATGGTTCACCGCGCAGGGCACGCCGCAGCAGCGGCGCAAGGCGTGGATTGGCGGCATGAAGGCGCGGGGGCGGCTGCATGTCGATGCTGGCGCGGCGCAGGCGATGACGCGCGGCAGCAGCTTGCTGCCGGCCGGGCTGACGGGGGTCGATGGCGATTTCGGACGCGGCGACGCGGTCGAGATCGCAGGCCCGGACGGCGCGCGGCTGGGGCTGGGCCTGACCCGCTATGACGCGCAGGAGGCGGCGCTGGTGCAGGGATTGCGCTCGGATGCGATCGCCGCCGTTTTGGGTTATCCTGCGCGCGCGGCGCTGATTCACCGCGACGATATGGCGTTCTGA
- a CDS encoding 50S ribosomal protein L21, giving the protein MFAVLKTGGKQYRVKSGDMLRVEKLAAEAGETVQFNDILMLGGDSPVVGAPMIDGACVQAEVIDQIKGEKVIHFVKRRRKHGSQRTKGHRQQLTLLRVTDILGEGADKSGVKSAIGAGSVSGAAITSGDKPAAKKAPAKKAAASKAAKAAGGDDLKRLSGVGPALEKKLHAANVTSFAQIAAWTEADVADMDEKLSFKGRIEREGWIDQAKELTKG; this is encoded by the coding sequence ATGTTTGCGGTTCTGAAAACCGGGGGCAAGCAGTATCGGGTTAAATCCGGCGATATGCTGCGTGTCGAAAAACTGGCCGCCGAGGCGGGCGAAACAGTTCAATTCAACGATATCCTGATGCTGGGCGGCGACAGCCCGGTCGTCGGTGCGCCCATGATCGACGGGGCCTGCGTGCAGGCCGAGGTCATCGACCAGATCAAGGGCGAAAAGGTCATCCACTTCGTCAAGCGCCGCCGCAAGCACGGCTCGCAGCGCACCAAGGGCCACCGCCAGCAGCTGACGCTGCTGCGCGTGACGGACATTCTGGGCGAGGGCGCAGACAAGTCGGGCGTCAAATCTGCCATTGGCGCAGGCTCGGTTTCGGGCGCGGCGATCACGTCGGGCGACAAACCCGCCGCCAAGAAAGCCCCCGCCAAGAAAGCCGCAGCTTCCAAGGCGGCGAAAGCTGCCGGTGGCGACGATCTGAAGCGTCTGTCGGGCGTTGGCCCTGCACTGGAAAAGAAGCTGCATGCTGCGAACGTGACCAGCTTTGCCCAGATCGCGGCATGGACCGAAGCCGACGTTGCTGATATGGACGAGAAACTGTCGTTCAAGGGCCGGATCGAGCGTGAAGGCTGGATTGACCAGGCCAAAGAACTGACCAAAGGTTAA
- a CDS encoding DUF3553 domain-containing protein — protein sequence MSDFAAFLEPGMRVEAPSHPDWGVGQVQSNVAGRVTVNFPDMGKMVIETSRVMLLPVFDR from the coding sequence ATGAGCGACTTCGCGGCATTTCTGGAACCCGGCATGCGGGTCGAGGCACCGAGCCATCCCGATTGGGGGGTGGGCCAAGTGCAATCGAATGTGGCGGGCAGGGTCACGGTTAATTTCCCTGATATGGGCAAGATGGTGATAGAGACCAGCCGCGTCATGCTGCTGCCTGTCTTTGATCGCTGA
- a CDS encoding thiamine phosphate synthase: MSDQEQPQIYLITPAEFDLSQFQDRLAAVLDAQPVACLRVAMATHDEDRIARAADACREVCHARDVAIVMANHITLAERLGLDGVHLPDGARSVRKARKALGPDAIIGAFCAQSRHEGMNAGEAGADYIAFGPVGASGLGDGEQAEPELFGWWSEMIELPVVAEGALDAGLITALAPVTDFFGIGDEIWGQDDPAAALGQLIRAIG; encoded by the coding sequence ATGAGCGACCAGGAGCAGCCACAGATCTATCTGATCACCCCGGCCGAGTTTGATCTCAGCCAGTTTCAGGACCGATTGGCCGCCGTGCTGGATGCACAGCCCGTTGCCTGCCTGCGCGTGGCCATGGCCACCCATGACGAGGACCGCATCGCGCGCGCCGCCGATGCCTGCCGCGAGGTGTGCCATGCGCGCGACGTCGCGATCGTGATGGCCAACCACATCACCCTGGCCGAGCGGCTGGGTCTGGACGGCGTGCACCTTCCGGACGGCGCGCGATCCGTACGCAAGGCCCGCAAGGCGCTGGGACCTGATGCCATCATCGGCGCCTTCTGTGCGCAATCGCGCCACGAGGGTATGAACGCAGGCGAGGCCGGTGCCGATTATATCGCCTTTGGCCCGGTCGGCGCCTCAGGCCTCGGGGATGGCGAGCAGGCCGAGCCCGAGCTGTTCGGTTGGTGGAGCGAGATGATCGAACTGCCCGTCGTGGCCGAGGGGGCGCTGGATGCCGGGCTGATCACCGCGCTGGCGCCGGTCACGGATTTCTTCGGCATCGGCGATGAGATCTGGGGCCAGGATGACCCCGCCGCCGCCCTCGGGCAGTTGATCCGCGCAATAGGGTAG
- a CDS encoding GNAT family N-acetyltransferase: MGLAYTERQPVITAGLYDLRPMCPSDAGLMTLYTSDLRVAQTTSSIPHPLPPGTTEAFIDRSMAEDRIEDAWAIDGTRAESGALVGVISLTRLDVDQSEIGYWVAPLFWNSGVASAAVSALIAANPQKCRTIFATVQQGNPASARVLTNCGFTYLGDAETYCLARGFAVPTWTYCRKLD, translated from the coding sequence ATGGGTCTTGCCTATACCGAACGCCAACCTGTGATTACGGCGGGCCTTTATGATCTGCGGCCGATGTGCCCGTCGGATGCAGGGTTGATGACGCTCTACACAAGTGATTTGCGCGTTGCGCAGACAACCTCGTCCATCCCCCATCCGCTGCCCCCCGGCACGACCGAGGCGTTTATCGACCGTAGCATGGCCGAGGACCGGATTGAGGATGCCTGGGCGATCGACGGCACCCGTGCCGAAAGTGGCGCACTTGTGGGGGTGATCAGCCTGACCCGGCTGGACGTGGACCAATCCGAGATCGGCTATTGGGTCGCGCCGCTGTTCTGGAATTCCGGCGTTGCATCGGCGGCGGTGAGCGCGCTGATCGCGGCGAACCCGCAGAAATGCCGCACGATCTTTGCCACCGTGCAGCAAGGAAACCCGGCGTCGGCGCGGGTTTTGACGAATTGCGGCTTTACCTACCTGGGCGATGCGGAAACTTACTGCCTTGCACGGGGCTTTGCGGTTCCAACATGGACATATTGCCGAAAACTGGATTGA
- a CDS encoding DUF2059 domain-containing protein, whose translation MSRYNHRNEAPGSMLAWCRMAACCALVLLAGGAQVAAAQDRAADFEALADALDITETVAIMREEGLVYGDQIAGAMLPDVDTAGWQRQITQLYDVERMEQLVLQGLERALEGADLAPMLAFYRSETGQRAVTLELAARRAFLDPEAEDAARAAAVEAAAQKDGPQADLLRLIRRLIEGGDLIERNVTASLNADMMFWRGVMDAGGPGPAGDQSDENELADAVIAGLAETRRETEAWMTAFLLVACGPLTPEQMDEYAAFFETRDGRILNAALFDGFNGMYDQLAYILGHAAGTWMNSAPL comes from the coding sequence ATGAGTAGATACAATCACCGAAATGAGGCGCCGGGGTCCATGCTCGCTTGGTGCAGGATGGCCGCGTGTTGCGCGCTGGTGCTGCTGGCCGGTGGGGCACAGGTCGCCGCCGCGCAGGACCGCGCTGCGGACTTCGAGGCGCTGGCTGACGCGCTGGACATTACAGAGACGGTCGCCATCATGCGTGAGGAAGGGCTGGTCTATGGCGATCAGATCGCGGGCGCGATGCTGCCGGACGTGGATACCGCCGGGTGGCAACGGCAGATCACGCAGCTCTATGATGTGGAGCGTATGGAGCAACTGGTCCTGCAGGGGCTGGAGCGCGCGCTGGAGGGCGCCGATCTGGCGCCGATGCTGGCCTTCTACCGCAGCGAGACCGGCCAGCGCGCCGTTACGCTGGAACTGGCGGCGCGGCGGGCGTTTCTGGACCCCGAGGCCGAGGATGCGGCGCGCGCAGCGGCGGTTGAGGCCGCAGCGCAGAAGGACGGGCCACAGGCCGACCTGCTGCGCCTGATCCGGCGTCTGATCGAAGGCGGCGATCTGATCGAGCGGAACGTGACCGCATCGCTCAACGCCGACATGATGTTCTGGCGCGGGGTCATGGATGCGGGCGGCCCCGGTCCGGCGGGTGATCAGTCCGATGAAAACGAACTGGCCGATGCCGTCATCGCCGGTCTGGCCGAAACGCGCCGCGAGACCGAGGCGTGGATGACCGCGTTTTTACTGGTCGCATGCGGTCCACTGACGCCTGAGCAGATGGACGAGTACGCCGCCTTTTTCGAAACCCGCGATGGCCGCATTCTGAATGCCGCGCTGTTTGACGGCTTCAACGGCATGTATGATCAGCTGGCCTATATTCTGGGCCACGCGGCAGGCACATGGATGAACAGCGCGCCGCTGTGA
- a CDS encoding histidine phosphotransferase family protein: MTQPNRNFGALIGSRICHDLISPVGAISNGLELLGLAGVPDGPEMALVADSAAHANARLRFFRVAFGLSSDAQNIGAREIRSILGDIYTAKVSCDWQIDAPLPRSVVQAAFLALLCGEQAVPFGGVLTIAEGDGTLILTVTGDRLTPQTDDWARLTDAQPGNLDDLSATHVQFALLPDLLADLGRPARVSLADPVTLEF, from the coding sequence ATGACCCAGCCTAACCGCAATTTCGGCGCCCTGATAGGCTCGCGTATTTGCCATGATCTGATCAGCCCCGTCGGCGCCATTTCCAACGGGTTGGAGCTGCTCGGCCTTGCCGGGGTTCCGGACGGGCCGGAAATGGCGTTGGTCGCGGATAGCGCGGCACATGCCAATGCGCGGCTGCGGTTTTTTCGCGTCGCGTTCGGCCTGTCCAGCGATGCGCAAAATATAGGCGCACGCGAGATTCGCAGTATTTTAGGCGACATCTATACCGCCAAGGTCAGTTGCGACTGGCAAATCGATGCGCCGTTGCCACGAAGCGTAGTGCAGGCAGCGTTTCTGGCCCTGCTCTGCGGTGAACAGGCCGTACCCTTCGGCGGCGTCCTGACCATTGCCGAGGGCGATGGCACCCTGATCCTGACCGTCACCGGCGACAGGCTGACGCCGCAGACAGACGACTGGGCACGGCTGACCGACGCGCAGCCGGGCAATCTGGATGACCTGTCGGCCACGCACGTGCAGTTCGCGCTGCTGCCTGATCTGCTGGCCGATCTGGGGCGTCCGGCGCGCGTGTCCCTGGCCGACCCTGTCACGCTGGAATTCTAG
- the obgE gene encoding GTPase ObgE produces the protein MKFLDLAKVYIRSGGGGGGCVSFRREKYIEFGGPDGGDGGDGGSVWAEAVDGLNTLIDFRYQQHFFARSGQPGMGKQRTGKTGDNIVLRVPVGTEILDEDQETVIADMTELGQRVQLARGGNGGFGNLHFKSSTNQAPRRANPGQEGVERTIWLRLKLIADVGLLGMPNAGKSTFLAATSNARPKIADYPFTTLHPNLGVVGVDNVEFVVADIPGLIDGASEGRGLGDLFLGHVERCAILLHLVDGTSQTIADDYQTIITEIEAYDGPLASKPRLTVLNKIDALDEDALAEAKAALEEASGGPVMTMSGVAGDGVTDVLRALRTEIDDDRLRHRTEVEEEPAPWRP, from the coding sequence ATGAAATTTCTCGATCTCGCCAAGGTCTACATCCGCTCGGGCGGCGGTGGTGGTGGCTGTGTCAGCTTTCGCCGTGAGAAATACATCGAATTCGGCGGCCCCGACGGTGGCGACGGCGGCGATGGCGGCTCGGTCTGGGCCGAAGCGGTCGATGGGCTGAACACGCTGATCGACTTTCGCTATCAGCAGCATTTCTTTGCCCGTAGCGGTCAGCCCGGTATGGGCAAGCAGCGCACCGGCAAGACTGGCGACAATATCGTGCTGCGCGTGCCCGTCGGCACCGAAATCCTCGATGAGGATCAGGAGACGGTGATCGCGGACATGACCGAGCTGGGCCAGCGCGTGCAGTTGGCGCGTGGCGGTAATGGCGGTTTTGGCAACCTGCATTTCAAATCCTCGACCAATCAGGCCCCGCGCCGGGCCAATCCGGGGCAGGAGGGGGTCGAGCGGACGATATGGCTGCGGTTGAAACTGATTGCCGATGTGGGTCTGCTGGGGATGCCGAACGCGGGCAAGTCGACATTCCTCGCGGCCACATCGAATGCACGGCCCAAGATCGCCGATTATCCGTTTACCACGCTGCACCCCAATCTGGGTGTCGTCGGCGTCGACAATGTCGAATTCGTGGTTGCAGATATTCCCGGTTTGATCGATGGCGCCAGCGAGGGCAGGGGGCTGGGTGATCTGTTCCTCGGCCATGTGGAGCGCTGCGCGATCCTGCTGCATCTGGTCGATGGCACGTCTCAGACCATCGCCGACGATTATCAGACGATAATAACCGAGATCGAGGCCTATGACGGCCCGCTGGCCTCCAAACCGCGCCTGACCGTGCTGAACAAGATCGACGCGCTGGATGAGGACGCGCTGGCCGAGGCGAAAGCGGCGCTGGAAGAAGCATCCGGCGGCCCGGTGATGACGATGTCCGGCGTCGCGGGTGACGGCGTAACCGATGTCCTGCGGGCCCTGCGCACCGAAATCGACGATGATCGCCTGCGCCACCGCACAGAGGTCGAAGAAGAGCCGGCGCCGTGGCGGCCCTGA